The following proteins are encoded in a genomic region of Vicia villosa cultivar HV-30 ecotype Madison, WI unplaced genomic scaffold, Vvil1.0 ctg.001480F_1_1, whole genome shotgun sequence:
- the LOC131635424 gene encoding WD repeat-containing protein 26 homolog, whose product MESVEDKEPALKRAKLSSQELVSLSNGSTSKVRVVCSSDISAEGDDEDVASKGVLKRGEFVRMITKALYSLGYIKSGEHLEEESGISLNSSAVNMFKQQILDGDWDKSVATLNQIGLEDESIIKAASILILEQKFFELLDEDKVMEALKTLRTEITHLCDDSTKIRKLSSCMLSPSGQGARTRSKLLEELQDLIPPTVMIPEKRLEHLVEQALILQRVASLCHNSLNKKMPLNPDHYEGKSEITLDQLANASANSDNNDEMVTLTRADFEKFATCSVKLDRLEEDYKKLVSMLSEVVNLLRVLPR is encoded by the coding sequence ATGGAAAGTGTGGAAGATAAAGAACCAGCTTTGAAACGAGCAAAATTGTCTTCTCAAGAATTAGTCAGTCTCTCTAACGGTTCAACTTCTAAGGTGCGTGTTGTATGTTCAAGTGACATATCAGCCGAAGGGGACGACGAAGATGTTGCTTCAAAAGGGGTCTTAAAAAGAGGGGAGTTTGTAAGGATGATCACGAAGGCGTTGTATTCTCTTGGTTACATAAAGAGTGGGGAACACTTAGAGGAGGAGTCTGGCATATCTCTGAATTCGTCTGCGGTAAATATGTTTAAGCAGCAGATACTTGATGGTGATTGGGACAAAAGTGTAGCCACATTGAATCAAATTGGTCTAGAAGATGAAAGCATTATCAAGGCTGCCTCAATTTTAATATTAGAACAGAAGTTTTTTGAGCTTCTTGACGAGGATAAGGTCATGGAGGCATTAAAGACATTGAGGACTGAGATTACACATCTTTGTGATGACAGTACTAAAATTCGCAAACTTTCTTCATGCATGTTGTCACCGTCTGGCCAAGGAGCAAGGACTCGGTCAAAACTGTTGGAGGAACTACAGGATCTGATTCCCCCGACTGTGATGATACCTGAAAAGAGACTGGAACATCTTGTTGAACAAGCCCTCATCTTGCAACGAGTAGCTTCCTTGTGTCACAACTCATTGAATAAGAAAATGCCATTGAATCCAGATCATTACGAAGGAAAATCTGAGATAACTTTAGATCAATTAGCTAATGCTTCTGCTAATTCTGATAATAATGATGAAATGGTGACCTTGACCAGAGCAGATTTTGAAAAATTTGCTACATGTTCTGTTAAATTGGACAGGCTAGAAGAAGACTATAAGAAGTTGGTGAGCATGCTTTCTGAAGTCGTGAACCTGCTTCGAGTTCTTCCTCGGTAG
- the LOC131635416 gene encoding predicted GPI-anchored protein 58 — MTDRASQLRHNRVTQHASVQRERSQATQPPLASRQAVPNAPATTLSSNVPPTTPASHSRRDSPVHPSPSPSSRGRTSPPSAFEAGEASGSQATLEVPEAQSQPQSEPQSQPPSHTQTTPKAARAPPAPRAPIQPAAPQAFGVGPFDLSFLPLYPDHVARRIWEGHDRDTLKVISHGRKISRLVPSIEPWFDELLEPTGLKDLALCGYNVAN; from the exons ATGACTGACAGAGCATCTCAATTGAGACACAACAGGGTAACACAACACGCTTCTGTGCAGAGAGAAAGGAGTCAGGCAACCCAGCCTCCTCTTGCATCTAGACAGGCCGTACCGAATGCACCAGCTACAACTTTATCTTCCAATGTTCCTCCTACTACTCCGGCCTCCCACAGCAGACGAGATTCTCCAGTCCATCCTTCTCCATCACCGTCCTCCCGCGGACGCACCTCTCCACCTTCAGCATTTGAGGCAGGAGAGGCCTCAGGTTCTCAGGCGACACTTGAGGTACCAGAGGCCCAGTCTCAGCCTCAGTCAGAGCCTCAATCCCAACCTCCATCACATACCCAGACGACACCAAAGGCGGCTCGTGCACCACCTGCACCGCGAGCACCTATACAGCCTGCGGCGCCTCAGGCTTTTGGAGTTGGACCGTTTGATTTATCCTTTCTTCCTCTTTATCCTGACCATGTTGCTAGACGTATATGGGAGGGACAT GATCGTGATACACTCAAGGTCATTAGCCATGGGCGGAAGATCAGTAGACTGGTACCCTCTATAGAGCCATGGTTTGATGAGCTTTTAGAGCCTACTGGGTTGAAAGATTTGGCCCTGTGTGGATACAACGTGGCCAACTAG
- the LOC131635412 gene encoding oxygen-evolving enhancer protein 2, chloroplastic produces MASTQCFLHHQYALTTPSRTLSQRQVVTTKPNHIVCKAQKQDDVVDAVVSRRLALSVLIGAAAVGSKVSPADAAYGEAANVFGKAKTNTDYLPYNGDGFKLLVPAKWNPSKEREFPGQVLRYEDNFDATSNVSVLVQTTDKKSITDYGSPEEFLSKVNYLLGKQAFFGQTDSEGGFDTNAVAVANILESSAPVIGGKQYYNISVLTRTADGDEGGKHQLITATVNDGKLYICKAQAGDKRWFKGARKFVEDTASSFSVA; encoded by the exons ATGGCATCTACACAATGTTTCTTGCACCACCAATATGCTCTTACTACTCCATCTAGAACCTTATCTCAACGCCAAGTTGTTAccaccaaaccaaaccatattgTTTGCAAGGCACAGAAACAGGATGATGTTGTTGATGCTGTTGTGTCTCGTAGGTTAGCACTTTCTGTTCTCATTGGTGCTGCTGCTGTTGGCTCTAAGGTTTCTCCTGCTGATGCTGCTTATGGAGAAGCTG CTAATGTGTTTGGAAAGGCAAAGACAAACACAGACTACTTGCCATACAATGGAGATGGGTTCAAACTGTTGGTGCCAGCAAAGTGGAATCCAAGCAAAGAGAGAGAGTTCCCTGGTCAGGTTCTTAGATATGAGGACAATTTTGATGCAACAAGCAATGTTTCAGTTTTAGTCCAAACAACTGATAAGAAGTCCATCACTGACTATGGTTCACCTGAAGAGTTCCTATCTAAG GTGAACTATTTGCTTGGAAAACAAGCCTTCTTTGGACAAACTGATTCAGAG GGAGGTTTCGATACAAATGCTGTAGCTGTTGCAAACATCTTAGAGAGCTCAGCACCAGTGATTGGCGGGAAACAGTATTACAACATTTCGGTATTGACAAGGACTGCTGACGGAGATGAAGGTGGAAAGCATCAGCTGATTACAGCAACTGTAAATGATGGAAAACTGTACATTTGCAAGGCTCAAGCTGGTGACAAGAGGTGGTTTAAGGGAGCAAGGAAGTTTGTGGAGGACACAGCAAGTTCATTCAGTGTTGCCTAA